In a single window of the Streptomyces sp. CGMCC 4.7035 genome:
- a CDS encoding S8 family serine peptidase translates to MAHLRSRRRLALAVPVVLSLTASLGFLPSAASAAPSTTTTATAQTAEGPELAYVVNTRTDHHTITSVQKAIAAAGGSIVVTYDKIGVIVVHSANPDFAKTLRAVRGVQSAGATRTAPLTAAGTTDEGAAQYLTKAEAAKITARSTASGEEPLEADQWDLRAIGADKAAKINPGSRDVTVAVIDTGVDDTHPDLAPNFSASQSANCVGGKADTSYGAWRPAVPEHYHGTHVAGEIAAARNGIGVAGVAPNVKVAGIKVADPVSELFYPESVVCAFVFAADHGVEVTNNSYYVDPWLYNCMDDPDQRAIVDAVNRAQLYAQRKGTLNLASAGNSNDDLDSHALVDDSSPDDSTAVTRTVDPHECFDVPTQLPGVVTVSATGVTNAKSYYSSYGDGVIDIAAPGGDKYKIPDTPSKNGRILSTMPNNQYGFLQGTSMASPHAAGVAALLKSTHPWATPAQLQALLKAQADNPGCPTDPYDGNGDGVVDATCVGGKRVNGFYGFGIVNALRAVK, encoded by the coding sequence ATGGCTCATCTGCGTTCCAGACGCCGGCTCGCCCTCGCCGTCCCGGTCGTGCTGTCGCTGACCGCCTCCCTCGGCTTCCTGCCGAGCGCTGCCTCAGCCGCTCCGAGCACCACCACCACCGCCACCGCGCAGACCGCCGAAGGCCCCGAACTCGCCTACGTCGTCAACACGAGGACGGACCATCACACGATCACGTCGGTGCAGAAGGCGATAGCCGCGGCCGGTGGCTCGATCGTGGTGACGTACGACAAGATCGGCGTGATCGTCGTCCACTCGGCGAACCCGGACTTCGCCAAGACCCTTCGTGCCGTCCGCGGAGTGCAGTCCGCGGGTGCGACCCGGACCGCGCCGCTGACGGCCGCGGGCACCACGGACGAGGGCGCCGCGCAGTACCTGACGAAGGCGGAGGCGGCGAAGATCACCGCTCGGAGCACGGCGTCGGGCGAGGAACCGCTGGAGGCCGACCAGTGGGACCTGCGCGCGATAGGCGCCGACAAGGCCGCGAAGATCAACCCGGGCAGCCGTGACGTCACGGTCGCCGTGATCGACACCGGCGTCGACGACACGCACCCGGACCTCGCCCCGAACTTCTCCGCGTCGCAGTCCGCGAACTGCGTGGGCGGCAAGGCGGACACCTCCTACGGCGCCTGGCGGCCCGCGGTCCCCGAGCACTACCACGGCACGCACGTCGCCGGTGAGATCGCGGCGGCCCGCAACGGCATCGGTGTCGCCGGTGTCGCCCCGAACGTCAAGGTCGCCGGCATCAAGGTGGCCGACCCGGTCAGCGAGCTCTTCTACCCCGAGAGCGTCGTCTGCGCGTTCGTGTTCGCCGCCGACCACGGCGTGGAGGTCACGAACAACAGCTACTACGTGGACCCGTGGCTGTACAACTGCATGGACGACCCGGACCAGCGGGCGATCGTCGACGCGGTCAACCGGGCCCAGTTGTACGCCCAGCGCAAGGGCACCCTCAACCTCGCCTCGGCGGGCAACTCCAACGACGACCTCGACTCCCACGCGCTCGTCGACGACTCCAGCCCCGACGACTCCACCGCGGTGACCCGCACGGTCGACCCGCACGAGTGCTTCGACGTGCCGACCCAGCTGCCGGGTGTCGTCACGGTCAGCGCCACGGGGGTCACGAACGCCAAGTCGTACTACTCCAGTTACGGCGACGGCGTGATCGACATCGCGGCGCCCGGCGGCGACAAGTACAAGATCCCGGACACCCCGTCCAAGAACGGCCGCATCCTGTCCACGATGCCGAACAACCAGTACGGCTTCCTCCAGGGCACGTCCATGGCGTCCCCGCACGCGGCGGGCGTGGCCGCGCTGCTGAAGTCCACACACCCGTGGGCGACTCCGGCGCAGCTCCAGGCGCTCCTCAAGGCGCAGGCGGACAACCCCGGCTGCCCGACCGACCCGTACGACGGCAACGGCGACGGGGTCGTGGACGCGACGTGCGTGGGCGGCAAGCGTGTGAACGGCTTCTACGGCTTCGGCATCGTCAACGCCCTGCGAGCCGTCAAGTAG
- a CDS encoding CopD family protein, which yields MSSTRPTADAETDTDTDTDGGGTGAAHVPVPVAAPVPRPSARRAVIALALMTVAALIPLLGPSAALHGTGEAAAPGAGGIGLLRTLLFAALCVPAGELLVARLARRVPGAPLADAPRSWAPYAACAGFVAALGLASVVATGNLVPHGLAEIDVGGLYRTRDGSLALLEVNAFLVAGLSALSRRPSLQVWPPAAVIVAEALRAHPTTEHGPLVGSGLTAVHLVCASLWAGGLQHVLRTLRHWRASSGIGAALLGLYARVAAVLLALITATGVWSSLRRMPPDTVLDQLTTTAYGRALLAKLLLVAVVAVLALVSRQRMRRAADPLGACAPARAEVVALGLVVAVSGLLTALPLPIRWS from the coding sequence GTGAGCTCGACACGACCCACGGCCGATGCCGAGACGGATACCGATACCGATACCGACGGCGGTGGGACGGGCGCGGCCCATGTGCCCGTCCCGGTCGCCGCCCCCGTCCCCCGCCCCTCGGCCCGCCGGGCCGTCATCGCGCTCGCTCTCATGACGGTCGCCGCCCTGATCCCGCTGCTCGGCCCCTCGGCCGCGCTGCACGGCACGGGTGAGGCCGCCGCCCCCGGAGCCGGCGGTATAGGCCTGCTGCGCACCCTGCTGTTCGCGGCGTTGTGCGTACCCGCGGGCGAGCTCCTCGTGGCCCGGCTGGCCCGTCGGGTGCCGGGCGCTCCCCTGGCGGACGCGCCGCGCAGTTGGGCGCCGTACGCGGCCTGCGCCGGTTTCGTCGCCGCGCTGGGGCTCGCGTCGGTCGTGGCCACCGGCAATCTGGTCCCGCACGGGCTCGCCGAGATCGACGTGGGCGGGCTGTACCGGACGCGGGACGGCTCGCTGGCCCTCCTGGAGGTCAACGCGTTCCTCGTGGCCGGGCTGTCCGCCCTCTCACGTCGGCCGTCCCTCCAGGTGTGGCCGCCGGCCGCGGTGATCGTCGCCGAGGCGCTGCGCGCCCACCCCACGACGGAGCACGGCCCGCTGGTCGGCTCCGGCCTGACAGCCGTTCACCTCGTCTGCGCGTCCCTGTGGGCGGGCGGACTGCAACACGTCCTGCGCACGCTGCGGCACTGGCGTGCGTCTTCAGGGATCGGCGCCGCGTTGCTGGGGCTCTACGCGCGCGTGGCGGCCGTTCTGCTGGCCTTGATCACCGCGACCGGGGTGTGGAGCTCACTGCGCCGCATGCCGCCGGACACGGTCCTCGACCAGTTGACGACCACGGCGTACGGCCGCGCCCTGCTCGCCAAACTGCTGCTCGTGGCCGTCGTCGCCGTGCTCGCCCTGGTCTCGCGGCAGCGGATGCGGCGCGCCGCCGACCCGCTCGGCGCCTGCGCTCCCGCGCGCGCGGAAGTGGTGGCGCTGGGCCTGGTCGTCGCGGTGTCGGGGCTTCTGACGGCGCTGCCGCTGCCGATCCGCTGGTCGTGA
- a CDS encoding S8 family peptidase yields MTAPRKRSRRLVVLPLGMAMATAFAFLPNVTASAAQAAPKAATADAASLSYVVNVRPGHGTAAHVTKAIADAGGTIVVAYDEIGVIVVHSSNPDFAKTIRTVRGVQSAGATRNAPLPAQSTTDVGTPKVLTADEVTSAQAADGQDPLEPLQWDLPAIKADKAHEKTLGSRDVTVAVIDTGVDDTHPDIAPNFDRDASVNCVSGKPDTTDGAWRPSAAESPHGTHVAGEIAGAKNGVGITGVAPGVKVAGIKVATTAGYFYTEAVVCGFVWAAEHHVDVTNNSYYTDPWYFNCTDDPDQKALVDAITRASRYAERKGTVNVAAAGNENYDLDADSITDPVSPNDGTPSDRVIDPHTCFDIPTQLPGVVTVAATGAKGIKSSFSNYGLGVIDVAAPGGDATRYQTPAPPATSGLILGPLPGGKWGYMAGTSMASPHVAGVAALIKSTHPHAPAALVKALLYAEADATPCTDPYDIDSDGKIDAVCEGSTNHNGFYGWGTVNALKAVTK; encoded by the coding sequence ATGACAGCGCCTCGCAAGCGCTCCCGTCGCCTCGTCGTCCTGCCTCTGGGGATGGCCATGGCGACCGCCTTCGCCTTCCTGCCGAACGTCACCGCATCCGCGGCGCAGGCGGCCCCGAAGGCCGCGACGGCGGACGCGGCCTCGCTCAGCTACGTCGTCAACGTCCGCCCCGGACACGGCACGGCCGCGCACGTGACGAAGGCGATCGCCGACGCGGGCGGCACGATCGTGGTCGCGTACGACGAGATCGGCGTGATCGTCGTCCACTCCTCGAACCCCGACTTCGCCAAGACCATCCGCACGGTGCGCGGAGTGCAGTCGGCGGGCGCCACCCGCAACGCACCCCTGCCCGCACAGTCGACGACCGACGTCGGCACGCCGAAGGTGCTCACCGCCGACGAGGTCACGAGCGCCCAGGCGGCCGACGGACAGGACCCACTGGAGCCGTTGCAGTGGGACCTGCCCGCCATCAAGGCGGACAAGGCCCACGAGAAGACGCTCGGCAGCCGTGACGTCACGGTCGCCGTCATCGACACGGGCGTGGACGACACGCACCCGGACATCGCGCCGAACTTCGACCGCGACGCGTCCGTCAACTGTGTGTCGGGCAAGCCGGACACCACCGACGGGGCCTGGCGGCCGAGCGCGGCGGAGAGCCCGCACGGCACGCACGTCGCGGGCGAGATCGCGGGCGCCAAGAACGGCGTCGGCATCACCGGTGTCGCGCCCGGCGTGAAGGTCGCCGGGATCAAGGTGGCCACGACGGCGGGCTACTTCTACACCGAGGCCGTCGTGTGCGGCTTCGTGTGGGCGGCCGAGCACCACGTCGACGTCACCAACAACAGCTATTACACCGACCCCTGGTACTTCAACTGCACCGACGACCCGGACCAGAAGGCGCTCGTCGACGCCATCACCCGGGCCTCGCGGTACGCGGAGCGCAAGGGCACGGTCAACGTCGCAGCCGCCGGCAACGAGAACTACGACCTGGACGCGGACTCCATCACCGACCCGGTCTCCCCGAACGACGGCACGCCGAGCGACCGGGTGATCGACCCGCACACGTGCTTCGACATCCCGACCCAGCTGCCGGGTGTGGTGACCGTCGCCGCGACCGGGGCCAAGGGGATCAAGTCGTCCTTCTCCAACTACGGTCTCGGCGTCATAGATGTCGCCGCGCCCGGCGGCGACGCCACCCGCTACCAGACCCCGGCCCCGCCGGCCACCAGCGGTCTGATCCTCGGCCCGCTGCCCGGCGGCAAGTGGGGCTACATGGCGGGCACGTCGATGGCGTCGCCGCACGTAGCGGGGGTGGCAGCCCTCATCAAGTCGACGCATCCGCACGCCCCCGCCGCCCTGGTGAAGGCCCTGCTGTACGCCGAGGCCGACGCCACGCCGTGCACGGATCCGTACGACATCGACTCCGACGGCAAGATCGACGCCGTGTGCGAGGGCTCGACGAACCACAACGGGTTCTACGGGTGGGGGACCGTGAACGCGCTGAAGGCCGTGACGAAGTAG
- a CDS encoding CoA transferase produces MTDADMDMAWAALGGDPALMPRISTLAREGVLPSRLPVREVARACVGACALAAAEWGARRAGLSAVPEVRVDDGAIATAFHSERHLLVDGREPVNFAPLSRFWRTADGWVRTHANYPHHRERLLGALGLAADASVERVAAALAGRPSAEVEESVYAAGGLAVALRTPEEWAAHEQGRAIAAHPLVGRERLDDAPERPLVPLAGKPLLPAAGLRVLDLTRVIAGPVATRTLALLGADVLRIDDPRMPELPDQHADMDVGKRSTVLDLTARTDHRTFDELLARADVVVTGYRPGALDRFGLAPEELAERRPGIVVARLSAWGGYGPWAGRRGFDSLVQVATGIAVTEGSVERPGALPAQALDHGTGYLLAAAVLRSLTEQTEEGGSRVVRLALARTAAWLTGGATRDAERARAAYDGPDPWLVETDSVLGRLRYALPPVRFAGGPDDWARPPGRWGEDPARWASVPPGD; encoded by the coding sequence ATGACGGATGCCGATATGGACATGGCGTGGGCGGCACTGGGTGGGGATCCCGCGCTGATGCCGCGGATCTCGACGCTCGCACGGGAGGGGGTGCTGCCCTCGCGCCTGCCCGTACGGGAGGTGGCGCGGGCCTGTGTCGGTGCGTGCGCGCTGGCCGCCGCCGAGTGGGGCGCGCGGCGGGCCGGGCTGTCGGCCGTGCCGGAGGTGCGGGTCGACGACGGGGCGATCGCCACCGCCTTCCACAGCGAACGACATCTGCTGGTCGACGGGCGCGAACCGGTCAACTTCGCACCGCTGTCCCGCTTCTGGCGCACGGCGGACGGCTGGGTGCGCACCCACGCGAACTATCCGCATCACCGCGAGCGCCTGCTCGGCGCCCTCGGGCTCGCCGCGGACGCGTCCGTGGAGAGGGTGGCCGCCGCTCTCGCCGGGCGGCCGTCCGCCGAGGTGGAGGAGAGCGTGTACGCGGCCGGGGGGCTCGCGGTCGCGTTGCGCACACCCGAGGAGTGGGCGGCGCACGAGCAGGGCCGCGCGATCGCCGCGCACCCGCTGGTGGGCCGTGAGCGCCTGGACGACGCGCCCGAACGACCACTCGTACCGCTCGCCGGGAAGCCGCTGCTGCCCGCGGCGGGCCTGCGTGTCCTGGACCTCACCCGGGTCATCGCGGGCCCGGTGGCCACCCGCACGCTGGCGCTGCTCGGCGCGGACGTCCTGCGGATCGACGACCCACGGATGCCCGAACTCCCCGATCAGCACGCCGACATGGACGTCGGGAAGCGATCCACCGTCCTGGACCTCACGGCGCGCACCGACCACCGGACGTTCGACGAGCTGCTGGCGCGGGCGGATGTCGTCGTCACGGGCTACCGGCCCGGCGCGCTCGACCGGTTCGGGCTCGCCCCCGAGGAGCTGGCCGAGCGGCGGCCCGGGATTGTGGTGGCCCGGCTGTCTGCGTGGGGCGGGTACGGGCCGTGGGCCGGGCGGCGTGGCTTCGACAGCCTGGTGCAGGTCGCCACGGGCATCGCGGTGACCGAGGGTTCGGTGGAACGGCCGGGCGCGCTGCCCGCGCAGGCCCTCGACCACGGCACGGGATATCTGCTGGCCGCCGCGGTCCTGAGGTCGCTCACCGAGCAGACGGAGGAGGGCGGGAGCCGGGTCGTGCGGCTGGCGCTGGCCCGGACTGCGGCCTGGCTGACGGGCGGGGCCACCCGGGACGCCGAACGCGCGCGGGCGGCGTACGACGGCCCGGATCCCTGGCTCGTGGAGACCGACAGCGTGCTGGGCCGGCTGCGGTACGCCCTGCCGCCGGTCCGTTTCGCGGGCGGGCCGGACGACTGGGCGCGGCCACCGGGGCGGTGGGGGGAGGACCCGGCGCGGTGGGCGTCGGTACCGCCCGGAGACTGA
- a CDS encoding lysoplasmalogenase: MLPVLPVLFWAVVVADLVSLAGGYALGHTLAKPLLMPLLALHARVCGGPRLLVAALLLGWGGDVLLLSHADAAFLAGMASFAAGHICYLVLFRRYGSAARTGGAWLTGAYGIALVATVALLWPDLPAGLRVPVAGYSLLLTAMAYGATRLGLVAGAGGALFMLSDTLIATGVADWPQLPRPDFWIMLTYIAAQFLLVRGTLDERHAPATAYREVRPTTP; this comes from the coding sequence GTGCTCCCCGTGCTCCCCGTTCTCTTCTGGGCGGTGGTCGTCGCCGACCTCGTCTCCCTCGCCGGCGGGTACGCCCTCGGTCACACCCTCGCCAAGCCCCTCTTGATGCCCCTCCTCGCGCTCCACGCGCGCGTGTGCGGCGGGCCGCGCCTCCTGGTCGCGGCCCTGCTCCTCGGGTGGGGCGGCGACGTCCTGCTGCTGTCCCACGCCGACGCCGCCTTCCTCGCCGGCATGGCGTCCTTCGCGGCCGGGCACATCTGCTATCTCGTCCTCTTCCGGCGGTACGGCAGCGCTGCACGCACGGGTGGAGCATGGCTCACCGGCGCCTACGGCATCGCCCTCGTCGCCACGGTCGCCCTCCTGTGGCCCGATCTCCCGGCCGGTCTGCGTGTCCCCGTCGCCGGTTACAGCCTGCTGCTCACGGCGATGGCGTACGGCGCGACGAGGCTCGGACTCGTCGCGGGCGCCGGCGGTGCGCTGTTCATGCTCTCCGACACGCTCATCGCGACCGGGGTCGCCGACTGGCCGCAGCTCCCGCGGCCCGACTTCTGGATCATGCTCACGTACATCGCCGCGCAGTTCCTGCTGGTCCGAGGCACCCTCGACGAGCGACATGCACCGGCGACGGCGTACCGTGAAGTGCGCCCGACCACCCCCTGA
- a CDS encoding sterol desaturase family protein, which yields MPNLPDVVLWSIPAFVLLTVIEMVSHRIHPDEDEEGYDAKDAATSVGMGLGSLFFDFLWKIPIVAIYTAIYALTPLRVPVLWWTVPLMLLAQDFFYYWSHRGHHVIRILWACHVVHHSSRKFNLTTALRQPWTSLTVWPFYVPLVAVGVHPAALAFCSSANLVYQFWIHTERIDRMPRWFEFVFNTPSHHRVHHASQGGYLDRNFGGILIVWDRLFGSFVAETERPVYGLTKNIDTYNPLKVATHEYVAIAKDIKAASSWTERAGRVFRGPGWQPAARDVVTVTPVAENPAA from the coding sequence ATGCCGAACCTGCCCGATGTCGTGCTGTGGTCGATACCCGCCTTCGTGCTGCTCACCGTGATCGAGATGGTGAGCCACCGCATCCATCCCGACGAGGACGAGGAGGGATACGACGCCAAGGACGCCGCGACCAGCGTCGGCATGGGGCTCGGCAGCCTCTTCTTCGACTTCCTGTGGAAGATCCCGATCGTCGCGATCTACACGGCGATCTACGCGCTCACGCCCCTGCGCGTCCCCGTCCTGTGGTGGACCGTCCCACTGATGCTCCTCGCCCAGGACTTCTTCTACTACTGGTCCCACCGTGGGCACCATGTCATCCGGATCCTGTGGGCGTGCCACGTCGTCCACCACTCCAGCCGGAAGTTCAACCTCACCACCGCGCTGCGCCAGCCCTGGACGTCGCTGACCGTCTGGCCCTTCTACGTTCCCCTGGTCGCCGTCGGCGTGCACCCGGCCGCGCTCGCGTTCTGCTCCTCCGCCAACCTCGTCTACCAGTTCTGGATCCACACCGAGCGGATCGACAGGATGCCCCGGTGGTTCGAGTTCGTCTTCAACACGCCGTCGCACCATCGCGTCCACCACGCGTCCCAGGGCGGGTACCTGGACCGTAACTTCGGCGGGATCCTCATCGTCTGGGACCGGCTGTTCGGGTCCTTCGTGGCCGAGACCGAGCGGCCCGTGTACGGGCTCACCAAGAACATCGACACATACAACCCGCTGAAGGTCGCCACACACGAGTACGTCGCCATCGCCAAGGACATCAAGGCGGCGAGCAGTTGGACGGAGCGGGCCGGACGGGTGTTCCGCGGGCCGGGCTGGCAGCCGGCGGCGAGGGACGTCGTCACGGTGACGCCCGTCGCCGAGAATCCCGCCGCGTGA
- a CDS encoding zinc-dependent alcohol dehydrogenase family protein encodes MRATTIHAPYDMRVEDVPEPVVQLPTDAVVRVLRACICGSDLWAYRGEAARQPGQRIGHEFLGVVEETGSDVTGVRRGDLVVAPFMWSDGVCDYCREGLTTSCEHGGFWGSVGYDGGQGEAVRVPFADGTLVRLPKEAASDERLLSALLTLSDVMGTGHHAALGAGARPGATVAVVGDGAVGLCAVLAAKRLGAERIIALGRHQVRTDIARRFGATDVVAERGDAAVDAVRELTRGQGAHAVVEAVGTEQSMRTAVNITRDGGAIGFVGVPHGSGTGLDLSVMFDRNIALRGGVAPVRAYIPQLLPDVLDGTIDPSPVFDRTVGLEDVPEGYKAMDERTALKVLVTNG; translated from the coding sequence ATGCGCGCCACCACGATCCACGCCCCCTACGACATGCGTGTGGAGGACGTGCCCGAGCCCGTGGTGCAGCTGCCCACCGACGCCGTCGTCCGCGTGCTGCGGGCCTGCATCTGCGGCAGCGACCTGTGGGCGTACCGCGGTGAGGCGGCCCGGCAGCCGGGGCAGCGCATCGGGCACGAGTTCCTCGGCGTCGTCGAGGAGACCGGCTCCGATGTGACCGGCGTCCGGCGCGGCGACCTGGTCGTGGCGCCCTTCATGTGGTCCGACGGCGTCTGCGACTACTGCCGCGAGGGGCTCACCACCTCCTGCGAGCACGGTGGCTTCTGGGGCTCGGTCGGCTACGACGGCGGACAGGGCGAGGCCGTGCGCGTGCCCTTCGCCGACGGCACCCTCGTGCGGCTGCCGAAGGAGGCCGCCTCCGACGAGCGCCTGCTGTCCGCGCTGCTGACGCTCTCCGACGTCATGGGCACCGGGCACCACGCCGCCCTCGGCGCGGGAGCCCGCCCGGGTGCCACGGTCGCCGTGGTCGGGGACGGGGCCGTCGGGCTGTGCGCGGTGCTGGCCGCCAAGCGGCTCGGCGCCGAGCGGATCATCGCGCTCGGACGCCACCAGGTCCGTACGGACATCGCGCGCCGCTTCGGCGCCACGGACGTCGTCGCCGAGCGCGGGGACGCCGCCGTCGACGCCGTCCGCGAACTCACCCGCGGCCAGGGCGCGCACGCCGTCGTCGAGGCGGTCGGTACCGAGCAGTCCATGCGGACGGCCGTGAACATCACCCGGGACGGCGGGGCCATCGGCTTCGTCGGCGTCCCGCACGGCAGCGGCACCGGCCTCGACCTCAGCGTCATGTTCGACCGCAACATCGCCCTGCGCGGTGGCGTCGCACCCGTCCGCGCGTACATCCCTCAGCTGCTGCCCGACGTCCTCGACGGGACGATCGACCCGTCGCCCGTCTTCGACCGGACCGTCGGCCTGGAGGACGTGCCCGAGGGTTACAAGGCGATGGACGAGCGCACCGCCCTCAAGGTGCTCGTCACCAACGGCTGA
- a CDS encoding solute symporter family protein, whose product MSPALVLAAGEASKHRPLIITLFAVFVAATLVITVWAGRQTRSAADFYAGGRQFTAFQNGLAVSGDYMSAASFLGIAGAIALFGYDGFLYSIGFLVAWLVALLLVAEPLRNSGRYTMGDVLAYRMRQRPVRTAAGTSTIVVSIFYLLAQMAGAGVLVSLLLGITSDGGKIGIVALVGVLMIVYVTIGGMKGTTWVQMVKAVLLIAGALLLTFLVLLKFHFNISDLLGKAATNSGKGAPFLEPGLKYGATGTTKLDFISLGIALVLGTAGLPHILIRFYTVPTAKAARKSVNWAIGLIGTFYLMTLALGFGAAALIKPEEIIASNKAGNTAAPLLALHLGGVDSNWGAILLATISAVAFATILAVVAGLTLASSSSFAHDIYANVIKKGQADEKQEVNAARWATVGIGAVSIALGALARDLNVAGLVALAFAVAASANLPTILYSLFWKRFTTQGALWSIYGGLVTAVGLVLFSPVVSGKPTSMFPDADFHWFPLENPGIISIPVGFLLGWLGTLLSKEEADAGKYAELEVRSLTGTGAH is encoded by the coding sequence ATGAGCCCGGCACTCGTTCTGGCCGCCGGTGAGGCGAGCAAGCACCGGCCGCTGATCATCACCCTGTTCGCGGTGTTCGTCGCCGCGACCCTCGTCATCACCGTCTGGGCCGGCCGCCAGACCAGGAGCGCCGCCGACTTCTACGCGGGCGGCCGCCAGTTCACCGCCTTCCAGAACGGCCTCGCCGTCTCCGGCGACTACATGTCCGCCGCGTCCTTCCTCGGCATCGCGGGCGCGATCGCCCTCTTCGGGTACGACGGCTTCCTGTACTCCATCGGCTTCCTGGTCGCCTGGCTGGTGGCGCTGCTCCTGGTCGCGGAGCCGCTGCGCAACTCCGGCCGCTACACGATGGGCGACGTGCTGGCGTACCGCATGCGCCAGCGCCCGGTCCGGACGGCCGCCGGCACCTCCACCATCGTCGTGTCGATCTTCTACCTGCTCGCCCAGATGGCGGGTGCCGGCGTCCTGGTCTCGCTGCTGCTCGGCATCACCAGCGACGGCGGCAAGATCGGCATCGTCGCCCTCGTCGGCGTCCTGATGATCGTGTACGTCACCATCGGCGGTATGAAGGGCACCACCTGGGTGCAGATGGTCAAGGCGGTCCTGCTGATCGCGGGCGCCCTGCTGCTGACCTTCCTGGTGCTGCTGAAGTTCCACTTCAACATCTCGGACCTGCTCGGCAAGGCCGCCACCAACAGCGGCAAGGGCGCTCCCTTCCTGGAGCCGGGCCTGAAGTACGGCGCGACCGGCACGACCAAGCTGGACTTCATCTCGCTCGGCATCGCCCTGGTCCTCGGCACCGCGGGCCTGCCGCACATCCTGATCCGCTTCTACACGGTCCCCACCGCCAAGGCCGCCCGGAAGTCCGTGAACTGGGCGATCGGCCTCATCGGAACCTTCTATCTGATGACCCTCGCCCTCGGCTTCGGCGCCGCCGCGCTGATCAAGCCGGAGGAGATCATCGCCTCCAACAAGGCGGGCAACACGGCCGCACCCCTGCTCGCCCTGCACCTGGGAGGCGTCGACTCCAACTGGGGCGCGATCCTGCTGGCCACCATCTCGGCGGTCGCCTTCGCCACCATCCTCGCGGTCGTCGCGGGCCTGACCCTGGCCTCGTCCTCCTCGTTCGCGCACGACATCTACGCGAACGTCATCAAGAAGGGCCAGGCCGACGAGAAGCAAGAGGTGAACGCGGCCCGCTGGGCGACGGTCGGCATCGGCGCCGTCTCCATCGCCCTGGGCGCCCTCGCCCGCGACCTGAACGTGGCGGGCCTGGTCGCCCTCGCCTTCGCGGTCGCCGCCTCCGCGAATCTGCCGACGATCCTCTACAGCCTCTTCTGGAAGCGGTTCACCACCCAGGGCGCGCTGTGGTCGATCTACGGAGGTCTGGTCACCGCGGTCGGGCTGGTGCTGTTCTCGCCGGTCGTCTCGGGCAAGCCGACGTCGATGTTCCCGGACGCCGACTTCCACTGGTTCCCGCTGGAGAACCCGGGCATCATCTCCATCCCGGTCGGCTTCCTGCTGGGCTGGCTCGGCACGCTCCTGTCGAAGGAGGAGGCGGACGCCGGCAAGTACGCGGAGCTGGAGGTGCGGTCCCTGACCGGAACCGGGGCGC
- a CDS encoding VIT1/CCC1 transporter family protein, giving the protein MTEPPTHDEAHGGALGERLNWLRAAVLGANDGIVSTAGLVVGVAGATTDRSALLTAGLAGLLAGSMSMAAGEYVSVSTQRDSEKAALALERRELREQPEAELAELTELLEGRGLSREVAREAAVQLTARDALRAHARVELGIDPDALTNPWHAAWASFLAFTAGALLPLLAMVLPPAGWRVPVTVVSVLVALVFTGWTSARLGAAKPGRAVLRNVGGGALAMGVTYVAGTLLGAAGA; this is encoded by the coding sequence GTGACGGAACCACCCACGCACGACGAGGCCCACGGGGGCGCGCTGGGGGAGCGGCTGAACTGGTTGCGGGCCGCGGTCCTCGGCGCGAACGACGGCATCGTCTCCACCGCGGGCCTCGTGGTCGGCGTCGCTGGCGCGACGACCGACCGCTCGGCGCTGCTGACCGCCGGCCTGGCCGGGCTGCTGGCCGGGTCCATGTCGATGGCGGCGGGCGAGTATGTGTCGGTGTCGACCCAGCGGGACTCGGAGAAGGCGGCGCTGGCCCTGGAGAGGCGAGAGCTGAGGGAGCAGCCGGAGGCGGAGCTGGCGGAGCTGACGGAGCTGCTGGAGGGCCGGGGCCTGTCGCGGGAGGTGGCCCGCGAGGCGGCGGTCCAGCTGACGGCACGGGACGCGCTGCGCGCCCACGCGCGCGTGGAGCTCGGTATCGACCCCGACGCGCTGACGAACCCGTGGCACGCGGCGTGGGCGAGTTTCCTGGCGTTCACGGCGGGGGCGCTGCTGCCGCTGCTGGCGATGGTGCTGCCGCCGGCGGGCTGGCGGGTGCCGGTCACCGTGGTGTCGGTCCTGGTCGCGTTGGTGTTCACCGGCTGGACCAGCGCACGGCTGGGAGCGGCGAAGCCGGGGCGGGCCGTGCTGCGGAATGTCGGGGGCGGGGCGCTGGCGATGGGGGTCACCTATGTCGCGGGGACGCTGTTGGGGGCGGCGGGTGCGTGA
- a CDS encoding DUF485 domain-containing protein, translating into MATDAPPPSRTEHSLPSTEEFTAVQESAEFGELRRSYRSFAFPLTVAFIAWYLVFVLLSNYAGDFMGTKLFGNVNVALVLGLAQFLTTFLIAWWYSRHAAAKLDPKAEAIKSRMEGDA; encoded by the coding sequence GTGGCAACCGACGCACCTCCCCCATCCAGGACCGAACACAGCCTTCCGTCCACCGAGGAGTTCACCGCGGTCCAGGAGAGCGCCGAATTCGGTGAACTGCGCCGCTCCTACCGCTCGTTCGCCTTCCCGCTGACCGTGGCGTTCATCGCCTGGTACCTCGTCTTCGTCCTGCTGTCGAACTACGCGGGCGACTTCATGGGAACCAAGCTCTTCGGCAACGTCAACGTCGCCCTGGTGCTCGGTCTCGCCCAGTTCCTCACCACGTTCCTGATCGCCTGGTGGTACTCACGGCACGCCGCCGCGAAGCTCGACCCCAAGGCGGAGGCCATCAAGTCCCGGATGGAGGGCGACGCATGA